The genome window tatattttataaataaaCTTTCCCACTGAAGAAATAGGCATGTCATGTCTACTAAATTATTAAAACAGATGAATAACAGTGGCAGAGGCCGCAATGACTATTACGTCACCTACTACTGCCACAGCACTCTTCTTCTTGTCTTCATATTCCATTCATTCATGACTCCATCAAAGCCTCGTatcaaattaaatgttaattATGTACACAAACAAACCCCATGTAGGGGCCTACTGTACCAGCTATTGACTCCACAcatacagtgccatcagaaagtattcacaccccttgactttttccacaatttgctgtgtgttacagcctgaatttaaaatggattacattctgATTTctttgtcactgacctacacacaatacccaataatgtcaaagtgtaattatgtttttctacaaataaattaaaaatgaaaatctgaaatgtcttgagtcaataattattcaaatcctttatggcaagcctaaatacattcaggagtaaaaatgtgcttaacaagtcacataagttgcatggactcactctgtgtgcaataatagtgtttaacatgatgactagctcatctctgtaccccacacatacagataattgtaaggtccctcagtcgagcagtgaatttcaaacagattcaaccacattgGATGGAtccctgaggatggatcaacaacattgtagttactccacaatactaacctaattgactgagtgaaatgaaggaagcctgtacagaataaaaaaaagattccaaaacatgcatcctgtttgcaataggcaccaaagtaaaactgaaaaaaaaTCATTTGGTAAAGCAATTAACCTTTTGtcatgaatacaaagtgttatgtttggggcaaatccaatacaacacattactgagtaacactacatattttcaagcgtagtagtggctgcatcatgttatgggtatgcttgtaatcattaaggactggggagtttcaggataaaaaaaagaaatggaatggagctaagcacagacaaaatcctagaggaaaacctggttcagtctgctttccaccagacactgggagatgaattcccctttcagcaggacaagaacctaaaacacaaggccaaaatctacacaagttgcttaccaagacgacagtgaatgttcctgagtggctgagttacagttggcTTAAATCTGAttgaacatctatggcaagacttgaaaatggttgcctagcaatgatcaacaaccaatttgacagagattgaagaattctgaaaattattattattaaaaataaaaaatgtatggtaTATTttgaacaatccaggtgtgcgaagctcttagacttacccagaaagactctgtAATCTGTAATCACTCTGTaagctgtaatcactaccaaaggtcattctaaaaagtattgactcaggaggtTGAATTCTTaagtaatcaagatatattagtgttttatttttcatcatttctttaaagaaaaaaatatacattttcttccactttgacgagtattttgtgtaaatagttgacaaaatgaaaatgaaatcaatttaatcccaccttgtagcacaacaaaatgtggaaaaagtcaaggggtgtgaatactttctgaaggcactgtatttgaaaGAGACACTGGATGtaaagaataaaataaaatacaaaataaataaaaacaaaggcctaaaaacaaacatacaaaaaGGTATAGGCACAGATGAATTGGGGAAACCTTGGTATAGGCCTGGTGAGTCAAAGTACGAGCGCAATTAGCAGTGTCTGTCTCTCCTGGGATCAACAGAGCAGCAGGCCCAGGTAGTGACGCAGGCCTCTAGTAGGATCACTGCTGTAAGGGTGTTCGGTTCATACAGCACTATTTAGCTGGCCCTCTTCTCCTGCTCAACTCTGTGCTGCTCGTGAGCACTGAGCAGCTGTGACACCCAATGCCGTTTAAAGGGTAGCAGGCAGGGGGTATTTTTAGTCAGCCGCCCTAAACCCCCTCTCGACTGGTGGGGTGTCATGGTGCCCATAGCAACCCAGTTGTTCGGCAGGTAAACTGAAGGCCGACATTCATGCCGTAGTCATGGAGACGGAGAAAGTGCCAGACTGGTAAAGTGCCACTGGCTAGCAGCTAGATCATACCGGCTATGAAAACACTAAGGTGGATCTGAACCACTGAGTCGCCTGGTCCAGTCACTCCCTCACAATAATAAAATAAGACAAAATTGAGTACACATTCAAGGAGTAGGAGACCCAGCTATCGACATGAAGAACTGGAATCAATTTTCAACATAGGATTCACTTCAGTCAACGGAGATCAGTTCTCTTAAATAGAACAATTACTGTATAAGAActaatattttgtatattttctaAAGTTTTCAACCTCGGTGTACAAGTCAAAGTCTTAAATGAAGGTCTTGCTGGGACCATAAGCATGGAAGGTCTCAGGTCTGGCCAGTTGAAGTTGgctaaagggaggaggagagtttCAGCTGAACGAACAGCTGTTTTACATTTGTCTTTTGCTGTGGACAAACTGGATCTAGTTCAACAGCCAGGGGACGTAGCAGTCTGTTACACAAGCATGCTACTAGCTACTACCTCAGCAGATACAGCTGGCTACAACATTCAACCGCATGTCCCATgcacattgtgtaatttactgacGGTCCCCTAACTCGCAACATAGGGACATCAAATGTCAAACCAACTGTACACTTTGTAGTACATTGACACtagaatacagtgcatttggaatgtattcaaaccctttgactttgtccacattttattacgttacagccttattctaaaatggattaaatatatattgtttcctcatcaatctatacacaatacgccataataacaaagtgaaaaccggtttagaaatgtttgcccatcgattacaaataaaaaacaaataccttatttacataagtattcagaccctttgctatgagactcgaaattgagcgcagatgcatcctgtttccattgatcctcctggaaatgtttctacaacttggagtccacctgtggtaaattcaattgattggacatgatttggaaaggcacacacctgtctatataaggtcccacagttgacagtgcatgtcagagcaaaaaccaaaccatgaggttgaaggaattgtccttagagttCCAAGGAagcattgtgtcaaggcacagatctggggaagggtaccaaaacagttatgcagcattgaaggtcctcaagaacacagtggccttcatcattcttaaatggaagaagtttggaaccaccaagactattcctacAGCTGGCCACAcagtcaaactgagcaattggtagagaagggccttagtcagggaggtcaccaagaaccttccagaaagccaaccatctctggagcactccaccaatcaggcctttatggtagagtggccagacggaagacactcctcagtaagaaggcacatgacatcccacttggagtttgccaaaagtcacctaaagactaCCAGACCATGACAGATTCTGTGGTCTAACGAAACCATGAtcgaactctttggcatgaatgccaaatgtcacatctggaggaaacctggcaccatccctacggttaagcatggtggtgacagcatcgtgctgtggggatttttttcagcaggagggactgggagactagtcaggatcaagggaaagatgaacagagcaaagtacagagaaatccttgatgaaaacctgctccagagcgctcaggacctcagactggggaaggttcaccttccaaatgggacaatgaccctaagcagacagccaagacaatgcaggagtggcttcggagacctgaaaatagctgtgcagcgacgctccccatccaacctgacagagcttgagaggatctgcagagaagaatgggagaaattccccaactacatgtgtgccaagcttgtagcgttgtacccaagaagacttgaggctgtaatcgctgccaaagctgcttcaacaaagtactgagtaaaatgtCTGAatttttatgtaaatgtgatatttcacttgccaagagtgtgcaaagctctcatcaaggcaaaggatggctatctgaagaatctctaatataaaatatctaacacttttttgattactacatgattccatgtgttatttcatagttttgatgtcttcactattattctacaatgtagaaaacagtaaatattaataaaaacccttgaatgagtaggtgtccagattttatactggtactgtatgtttgttaggtAGCGTTAACTAgcactagtcggctgtacctgcgcCACAACTCTGGTATTTTTCGTCCTAtaacttgttctccatcttctttttaacttgtgagtcaacatgttttcagcacttttattttctTGACTGATcaaatatcgtatcgtgaggtctcTGGAAATTCCCAGCCCATCCAAATACAGTAAGTACACTATCAGAGATCAAATCGCTGCAATGATCCTAATTTCTGTTAAAGCACTTCTGCTAAAAGCTGTGGAAATCCCCCCTGCCCTCAGACCAATCCCAGCGCAGCTAGCAAAGCCAGTATCGGCCTAGCTGCTACGTACGTGTGAGGTCAGGGTTGAGATGTGTAACGGTCAGTCTGGGGATACAGTGAGCTCACAGACCCAAATTAACAGGCTGACAAAGTAATGGACTGTATTGGCGCAGGAATAGACATTGCCAACTCACGACACATTACCCGCTGTACAGCTGTCCTGTAAATGGGTGCAAAAATAAATGGATGACTTTTAGAGTTTTGTCATCACTGACATAACATATACCTACCACTTCACTGCAAAGGAACGCTGCTTAGGCCTATTCACACACTTGGATACATCTAGGACTGTATTTTACATTTGCCTGTCTGTCTACTTGTTTATGTGGCTTAGTGTACAAGCCATCTTTCTTCAATAATCAACAAATAAAGAGTACAATCAGTGAAATCATAATTTCATCAATCAAGGTTTCACAACcatagcggcaggtagcctagtggttagagcgttgggccagtaaccgaaaggttgctagatcaaatcctcgAGCTAacaaggatttgttcttaactgacttgcctagttaaatagcggggggaagaaaaaaaacataaaaaatgtcAGAAACTGTCAAATGTTTTCACAGTTCAGACCGTTTTCAGGAGCCAAGGTAGACTATTAAGTGGAACTGCTATTTTCAGATGTTATGTATAACCAAGAAAGACCTGTGGAAGAACATTTCAGTGGTCTAATTAGCACAGATGTTTTAGGGATAGAGAGTAGTGACATAGTCACATAGACATAGtcatgctgccttggcagcagctaatggggatccataatgaaAACAAATACATTGTATCAGTAGGATAACAAACACCAATCCTGTCAAACTTTCATTGTGGTAAAACACTCAGCCTCaacatataaaaaataaaacccaGATACAACAGTCACTGCCTCTGTGTTAATAATCATATTCTTTATTTCCACAGACAGATTCTGAACAGAAAGAAAAGGGCCCGgtcaggctgtctgtctgtctgtctgtctgtctgtctgtctgtcgccagGGCAAAGGAAGAGCAGAGCGCATAAGAATGGTTCTAAATATGCCCTGGCAGTCTTAGTGACCTATAAAGTTAGATTTAACCCAGATAGCGCTTATTTCCAGGCTTGGTGTGATTTGTGCTAACAGGGCTGACTGCTTGATTGATGTGGATGAATCGCAAAGCAACTCACCCAATAGGAGGTGCAGCTGACCAAAATAATCTAGGCTTGCTTCATTAACGTAAAATGCATGTTGTTTTATCAATACAAAGTTGAACAATATTACAGCATCTTGTTatgtacaattttctacattgtagaataatagtgaagacatcaatactatgaaataacacatatggaatcatggagtaaccCAAAATTAGtgttaaatctaaatatattgatattttatattcttcaaagtagccttgagttggaccgcagagtgaaggaaaagcagccaacaagtgcatagcatatgtgggaactccttcaagacggttggaaaagcattccaggtgaagctggttgagataaatGCCAAGGATTTGCAAAGCTGTctaggcaaaggttggctactttgaagaacctaatattttggtttaacactttttactacatgattccatatttgttatttcatagcattgatatcttcactactatgtattatacaatgtagaaaatagtaaaaataataaaacctgtgaatatatatatatatatatatattttttgttactGTACATGAACCCTAACATAACTAAAACTTGCTCATTTTCTGGCCATCTAGTGAGACAATCAATTCTCTACAGGGTCATGACATCTAGTTTTGTCACTTCACTAGTCCTGAGAGTGGGGGGGCACAGACAGACCATGGCTACAGGGATGCAGAAGCTGTGCTGCCTTATATCCATTCCAATCTATTGACTGGTAGGCCTTGAATCAGTGTGCAGAGTGAGAGTCATGCTGAAGGTATGTGTCACTGAGCAAGTCAGTACAAGGGGAGTCAACCTCCCATCTGCCACCACTCAAATCAAAATCAagtcaaatcttattggtcacatacacatggttagcagatgttaatgcgagtgtagcgaaatgattgtgcttctagttccgactatgcagtaatatctaacagtaatctaacaaattcacaacaactaccttatacacacacaaatgtaaagggatgaatagaatatgtacatataaatatatggaggaGCGAtggcgtgcggcataggcaagatgcagtatatggtatagaatacagtatatacatatgagatgagtaatgtaggatatgtaaacattattaaagtggtgttatttaaagtgactagtgatacctttattaagtcaatTTATTTAAGTGggcagagatttgagtcagtatgttggcagcagcctctctattttagtgatggctgtttaacagtctgatggccttgagatagaagctgtttttcagtctctgtcCCACTTCAACTGTCTGTCTGGAGTGGGGTGTGTTCAAACAAAGCAGTACTATACTCTCTCTGGCACTGCTTGCATTTCAACACCTCCACATTCCTTAATACAATCACAACACTGAACCAACATTCACTTTCGTATCTGCAAGACTACCAGGTAGTCTCGACAGGTCACATAACGTTAGCTGATGTCATAACATACATTTTATAAAACCTGTCAAAATGTCATAAAATAAACCACAACGGAAAAACTTAATTAAATTGACCAAGATCACATCCCTGACACAAAAGTGAATTCTAAAAGTTATGTAGCTAGATTGCTAACTAAGCCTAAAGCGATTTTTTTTACTTGTTCGATCGTAAATGACAGTGCAGTGTGTCAGACTGTGTCTGGGGCCTTgtgacagttagctagctagctaactttgttTATGTTAGCTTACTAACAACATGCACAAACCTTCCAAATGGCATCAGACTACatgtttcttttttatttatttatgtacattttttaaaaactttaCGTTAAAAAGATTGCAGACTTGATATGATCAACAATATGGGATGTATCCCTTTTGAAGATTGTTTAGCTAACATCGGCTAGCCTGTCGGTGACTCAAGAGGACCCAGCCAAGTTGTCGCCGTAATGACCAAACCAAAATGGCTGCTCTCAGAGATTAGTTGACAGTCAGCTGGATTCGGTTTGATTAGAGCCTTCTGTATTTCAACGACTCTCTAAGATGAAACGACTAAATAAGTAGCACAGCAGCAAGAGTGAACGTTATTCATAAAACTACGGGTAAGCCATTGCATACAAATCAACTTGATGTTCCACTTTATCACATACTATCTAGCCAGCATTTGTCAGCCGGTGCTAAGCTAATGTTATCCAGCCAGTTAACTGATTCCCGTGGCTAACTAACTATTTTTTATCTAACTGGACACACTATAGTAGGACGTTCAGTTGCTATCGAAGCATGGTCACTGGATGCAAAGAGGCTAAAACAAAAGTTGCACACTATCCAGGCAAAATGCATTGTTGCTCAAGCTTCTGTGTTTTAGTTAGTTGGCTGAGCTAACGTTAGTATGCTAATAGCTAACGTACCTGAAGTTCGGCCCTCTCCACTTCCCAATGAGCTCTCTCCATTTCGAATCGGGCCCATTCGTGCTGGATGTAATGTAAAATACCGGGGATGGTATATTGCTGTGGCCGTGGTATCTCGTCTTGCTGCTGCCCCAtccctgagccacctccactacCGATTTGGGGATTAACGTTGTTATTCCCCTGCTGCTGTCTTGAGGCGGCCATTCCAACTCCTCCGCCGGGGTGTTCATCCATTTTTAAGAGGAAAGTCCCAGCACAATTTGCTGTTTGAATTCGCCTTCCCTCCCCTTTTCAGATCAGTGTTCCCGTATGAATTTGACGATGCCTTTCACTGAAATGGCTATGCTGTTGTAGTGAGACAGGGCTATGTTTTGGATTTACTCTCAGCGTAAAGATTTGTTGGCCGCCATTAGTCCAATCCTTGGAGTTGGATATGAAAGCCTCCTTACTGccgggggtgggagagagaattGTCCCGCGCTGCATGGTGGGACATACTCACctttttctttttttgggggTCATCCAAATACATTAGCCTGGGCATGCGTGTATACAGTTACAGTCTGTACAGCACAGACACATTGTGAACCAGATAAATAATAGAAATAGGATTCTATCAGGGGTTGTTTGCATGACTCAGGGAGCCATCTCATATCCAGCACCATGTTTCTGACTGCATTGTTTGCTGACTGCAGATTGGGGATctgactgttagttcagcttggCCATAGTCCTTCTGACTGCTGAATGGGATATGCAGTTAACTGATCAGTTACAGATGcataaacaaaaaaaaaaggtattacaCAAAGACTTTGTGCATGATTTGCAATGACACCATTTATTTCTATAATTATTTCCTGTTTTGCAGATACACTGTATTTAGAGATCACAATGATCAAGTTCCTTCTGATGGTTAACAAGCAAGGCCAGACCCGCCTGTCTAAGTACTATGAGCAGGTGGACATTGAGAAGAGGCCTTCTCTGGAGACTGATGTTGTCAAGAGATGCCTGTCACGCAAAAAAGAAGAGGTCTCTCTCAATCACATTATTAGAAAGAAAAAAATAGTTTGGTTTACTTTCAGGCGTATAACACAACAGTGAGAAGACAATGCATAACTGGGGGGTTAGACAAGACAATACAGGACAGAATGAAATCTAGTAGAAATAACCTAGACCTAACCTAGTCTGTTATCAGTCTGTTTAGCTATAATTCCAGTCCTTGCCACTCATTGTCATGCtaaacatttttatttgtatttatggtATTCTTCATGCTGAGTTAGTGTTCCACTGAGCTCATCTTGGAATTCACATTCAACTAACTATTATATTCTATCTAGTGCTCTTTTGTGGAATACAAGGACTTCAAACTAGTGTATCGACAGTATGCTGCTCTTTTCATAGTTGTTGGTATCAGTGACACTGAGGTgagttcatcatttcactgttatAAGTGTATTAGTGTTATCAGATTAAGGTTGAGATTGTATTATTGTGATTATACATAATTCATGGTGTGGGATGTCCTTCTTTCCCACAGAATGAGCTGTCAATCTATGAGCTGGTACACAACTTTGTTGAGGTTCTTGACAAGTACTTTAGTCGTGTGGTGAGTTCAGTCTTTTTATTCTCTACTTCAGCACATTCTTGCTGTATACTAGATTTAATTCATGTTCACTATCCAACCACCTATGCATTTTAAAGGTCAGTATTTTCTGGGACAAAAACACATTACTCTAAACTGATTGTTCCTCGTTAGAAAAGTAAATTGTTTTTCTCTCCTAACAGAGTGAATTGGATGTATCCTTTACAAATTATTATAACTTGTTTTAATCAGTTTGAGGAAACAAGTCATTGAAACAAAAGCAGGGGCTGTCTACCTGTCCACCTTCTCATTAGGTGCTTTTCATGTGGCCTGCCAACAGTGCCATTCTAGCCCTGGCATTTAGTATGGCACTGCACAGACTGATGAAGACTACTGTCATTGTCTGAGTCTGGGCTCAGTGGGATTTCAGGCTAGCCGAGGTCAGACCAGTCATAAGAATTGGAATACAGTCAGTGGTGTTA of Salmo salar chromosome ssa01, Ssal_v3.1, whole genome shotgun sequence contains these proteins:
- the ap4s1 gene encoding AP-4 complex subunit sigma-1; this translates as MIKFLLMVNKQGQTRLSKYYEQVDIEKRPSLETDVVKRCLSRKKEECSFVEYKDFKLVYRQYAALFIVVGISDTENELSIYELVHNFVEVLDKYFSRVSELDIMFNLDKVHIIIDEIIQNGHIVETNKNRILAPLLALDKMAEAH